In the Ilumatobacteraceae bacterium genome, one interval contains:
- a CDS encoding nucleoside deaminase has product MTAARPDDESFIRRSLELASAARARGDHPFGALLVGPDGEVLAEAMNTVGTTGDRTGHAERNLMTDVSVRFGVDVLSASTMYTSTEPCAMCAASVYWVGVRRVVFGLAGSVLAAMTADGPDDESLSLPCDTVFDAGGRPTEVVGPVLPDEAAEPHEGFWVDR; this is encoded by the coding sequence ATGACCGCGGCGCGCCCGGACGACGAGAGCTTCATCCGCCGATCACTCGAACTCGCCTCCGCGGCCCGGGCTCGCGGCGACCATCCCTTCGGGGCGCTGTTGGTCGGGCCCGACGGCGAGGTGCTCGCCGAGGCGATGAACACGGTCGGCACCACCGGCGATCGCACCGGTCACGCCGAGCGCAACCTGATGACGGACGTGTCCGTCCGGTTCGGGGTCGACGTGCTGAGTGCCAGCACGATGTACACGAGCACCGAACCGTGCGCGATGTGTGCCGCATCGGTGTACTGGGTGGGGGTGCGACGGGTGGTGTTCGGCCTCGCCGGGTCGGTGCTCGCCGCCATGACCGCCGATGGCCCCGACGACGAGTCGCTCTCGCTCCCGTGCGACACGGTGTTCGACGCCGGCGGCCGACCGACCGAGGTCGTCGGCCCGGTGCTGCCCGACGAAGCGGCCGAGCCCCACGAAGGGTTTTGGGTCGACCGTTGA
- a CDS encoding AMP-binding protein codes for MSSTASSMSTIDRLEHAADLGTGVRFVGHSVAPDGPVHVPWRQIHDEALTVAAALQARGLLPGDHVAVLGPTSRELMTIVRGCWLAGIASMVLPLPMRMGSLDEFVNSTRARIRHGDAKLVLIDDQLAAFYEATAGDPPIEPMGSVLPGAPGVPSADRWERPDHDPERLVILQYTSGSTSEPKGVMIPDRVLSANIDACCEAAVLGVGETMVSWLPLYHDMGLVGFLALPMTKGVDLVQAAPQDFMAKPGNWMQWISEYGGTATAGPNFSWVLATRALKRAEGLDLSTLTLALSGAEPVDPKAVDAFVAAAEPFGFRAGSVFPAFGMAETAIGASFPKRGAGLQCDTVDREVLERTRVAKPIEIDDPDDLAVRARRLPMLGTAVPGMEMKVADPDTRDELPERHVGELLLRGTSVTPGYYKREAATQALFHDGWLCTGDLAYMLDGQLILCGRIKDVIIVGGRNVFPEDIERAVGGLDGVRAGNVIAFGMEGYKGKESVVVVAEVRADDLDVVRHDIHHRTLEVCGLPPRDIMLVRPGTLPKTSSGKLQRAKCKEHYLAEDLELVDAG; via the coding sequence ATGAGTTCGACCGCCTCGTCGATGTCGACGATCGACCGCCTCGAGCACGCAGCCGACCTCGGCACCGGCGTTCGCTTCGTCGGCCACTCCGTCGCCCCCGATGGCCCCGTCCACGTCCCGTGGCGCCAGATCCACGACGAGGCGCTGACCGTCGCCGCCGCCCTCCAGGCCAGAGGGTTGCTGCCGGGCGACCACGTCGCCGTGCTCGGACCGACCAGCCGCGAGTTGATGACGATCGTGCGCGGTTGCTGGCTCGCCGGCATCGCCTCGATGGTGCTGCCGTTGCCGATGCGAATGGGTTCGCTCGACGAGTTCGTGAACTCGACTCGTGCGCGCATTCGTCATGGTGACGCCAAGCTCGTGTTGATCGACGACCAGCTCGCTGCGTTCTACGAGGCGACGGCCGGCGATCCGCCGATCGAACCGATGGGCTCCGTGCTGCCCGGGGCGCCCGGGGTGCCGTCGGCCGACCGGTGGGAACGCCCCGATCACGATCCGGAACGGCTCGTGATCCTCCAGTACACGAGCGGGTCGACCAGCGAGCCGAAGGGCGTCATGATCCCCGACCGGGTGCTGTCGGCCAACATCGACGCCTGCTGCGAGGCGGCCGTACTCGGTGTCGGTGAGACGATGGTGTCGTGGTTGCCGCTGTACCACGACATGGGGCTCGTCGGGTTCCTGGCGCTCCCGATGACCAAGGGCGTCGACCTGGTGCAGGCCGCCCCGCAGGATTTCATGGCCAAGCCGGGCAACTGGATGCAGTGGATCTCCGAGTACGGCGGCACGGCCACGGCCGGCCCGAACTTCTCGTGGGTGCTCGCGACCCGCGCGCTCAAGCGTGCGGAAGGGCTCGACCTGTCGACGCTGACCCTGGCGCTGAGCGGTGCCGAGCCGGTCGACCCGAAGGCGGTCGATGCGTTCGTCGCCGCCGCCGAACCGTTCGGGTTCCGGGCCGGCAGCGTGTTCCCGGCGTTCGGCATGGCCGAGACCGCGATCGGAGCATCGTTCCCGAAGCGCGGTGCGGGGCTGCAGTGCGACACGGTCGACCGGGAGGTGCTCGAACGCACCCGGGTCGCGAAACCGATCGAGATCGACGACCCCGACGACCTCGCGGTCCGTGCCCGACGGCTCCCGATGCTCGGCACCGCCGTGCCCGGGATGGAGATGAAGGTCGCCGATCCCGACACCCGCGACGAGCTGCCCGAACGCCACGTCGGCGAGCTGCTGCTGCGCGGCACGTCGGTCACGCCCGGCTACTACAAGCGCGAGGCGGCCACGCAGGCGCTGTTCCACGACGGCTGGCTCTGCACCGGCGACCTCGCGTACATGCTCGACGGTCAGCTGATCCTCTGCGGGCGGATCAAGGACGTCATCATCGTCGGCGGTCGCAACGTGTTCCCGGAGGACATCGAGCGAGCGGTCGGCGGACTCGACGGAGTGCGCGCCGGCAACGTGATCGCGTTCGGCATGGAGGGGTACAAGGGCAAGGAATCGGTCGTGGTGGTCGCCGAGGTGCGCGCCGACGATCTCGACGTCGTGCGTCACGACATCCATCACCGCACGCTCGAGGTCTGTGGTCTGCCACCTCGCGACATCATGCTGGTTCGACCGGGCACGCTGCCCAAGACCAGCTCGGGCAAGCTCCAGCGCGCGAAGTGCAAAGAGCACTACCTCGCCGAAGACCTCGAACTCGTCGACGCCGGCTGA